A genomic window from Armatimonadota bacterium includes:
- a CDS encoding prepilin-type N-terminal cleavage/methylation domain-containing protein codes for MTTDRPGQACVGWPGPARSGERGLTLLELLVALSLLALVLGGGIYRFVVSGTRSARTTNSFVQAQSQVRAALDAIVDEARWAQRVVAAGPTSVTLFVPQSTPFSAGSPYAVTFAYDAAADAVTRQEDPDAGGPLPPGPAVAVASGIVQRDGSDGLRFVYFDNTGTSLGSAPADPATVARVRVILTATWRGVSRSFTGDAALRAR; via the coding sequence ATGACAACTGACCGTCCCGGCCAAGCGTGCGTCGGTTGGCCCGGTCCCGCGCGGTCGGGCGAGCGGGGCCTGACCCTGCTCGAACTGCTGGTCGCCCTCAGCCTGCTGGCCCTCGTCCTGGGCGGGGGGATCTACCGCTTCGTCGTCAGCGGCACCCGCTCCGCCCGGACGACCAACAGCTTCGTACAGGCCCAATCCCAGGTGCGGGCGGCCCTGGACGCCATCGTCGACGAGGCCCGCTGGGCACAGCGGGTGGTGGCAGCCGGGCCGACCAGCGTCACGCTCTTCGTCCCCCAGAGCACGCCGTTCAGCGCGGGCAGTCCCTACGCTGTCACCTTCGCTTACGACGCCGCTGCGGATGCGGTCACGCGGCAGGAGGACCCGGATGCCGGCGGGCCGCTCCCCCCGGGGCCGGCGGTGGCCGTGGCGTCGGGGATCGTCCAGCGGGACGGCAGCGACGGCCTGCGCTTCGTCTACTTCGACAACACCGGCACCAGTCTGGGGAGCGCGCCGGCCGATCCCGCCACGGTGGCACGCGTGCGCGTCATCCTCACGGCCACCTGGCGGGGGGTGAGCCGCAGCTTCACCGGTGATGCCGCCCTGCGGGCCCGGTGA
- a CDS encoding DUF4900 domain-containing protein, with protein sequence MRGSVEPEHGMALMGVLVTVLVLTLVGGLVLHLVGKEVALSAVRLYGLQSLHVAEGGAFAARAALMVLMGISPSGRVTVDPTLTGTLLSTWYAGGDRARQNSFALLDYLVLDGARYTLGATSATDSVTFQVNWALPGPHRKLEVAGSPPANPLADGRYTATLTLTRRAAPHSSCAPDSACYIHWLGPDEYEYLYTYTVTSDGVVPPRARRRVVLVQDFSVVVRRQTFAQFALFTHVHTTPGGSPIWFTSRTSFDGPVHTNGEYRFAFFPKFSDRLTSVSTYAWFNNRGSPVRQQANEHVVGGVRRDAPVTFDNTPGDVTDDGDNPPANFTRGVAVIPMPTNPYSQKGVAVGRDPADTSPVTNLQVRQAVPELADTSAAVPNGIYVPVVDQNGNGRSDPGEPLAGGIYVQGDLTSLTLAPGGAGNDLAVYTFTAGGQTVTVTVDRAAQTTTVTNSAWPSPQTRTFAGVPRGWQGGPGNTHGTIIYVEGNIQSLAGTLEEHEQTTIVAAGRIDITDHLRYEDPPDPANPADNPLNVLGLYSAGSDIRITTAAPDDLVLHGVFMAGNPADGYNSSVHVQNYNAGSPRGTVRLLGGIIEEYYGAFGTFDPVTGNPVTGYGRDFRFDRRMLRGFAPPYFPTTGRFEIGEGSERLANVRPAWREAAP encoded by the coding sequence ATGCGAGGCAGTGTGGAGCCGGAGCACGGCATGGCCCTCATGGGGGTCCTCGTCACCGTGCTCGTCCTCACCCTGGTGGGCGGACTGGTCCTCCACCTGGTGGGGAAGGAGGTGGCGTTGAGCGCGGTGCGCCTGTACGGCCTGCAGAGCCTGCACGTGGCCGAGGGCGGGGCGTTTGCCGCCCGCGCCGCGCTGATGGTGCTGATGGGGATCAGCCCCAGCGGGCGGGTCACCGTCGACCCCACCCTCACCGGGACGCTGCTCAGCACCTGGTACGCGGGGGGCGACCGTGCGCGGCAGAACAGCTTCGCCCTCCTCGACTACCTGGTCCTGGACGGCGCCCGCTACACCCTGGGGGCGACCAGCGCCACGGACAGCGTGACCTTCCAGGTGAACTGGGCGCTACCCGGTCCCCACCGCAAGCTCGAGGTGGCGGGCTCCCCGCCGGCCAACCCGCTGGCCGACGGGCGCTACACCGCCACGCTGACCCTGACCCGGCGCGCCGCACCCCACTCCAGCTGCGCGCCCGACTCGGCCTGCTACATCCACTGGCTGGGACCGGACGAGTACGAGTACCTCTACACCTACACGGTGACGAGCGACGGCGTGGTCCCGCCGCGGGCGCGCCGCCGCGTCGTCCTCGTCCAGGACTTCAGCGTGGTGGTGCGCCGGCAGACCTTCGCCCAGTTCGCCCTCTTCACGCACGTCCACACCACGCCGGGCGGGTCGCCCATCTGGTTCACCAGCCGGACGAGCTTCGACGGCCCGGTGCACACCAACGGCGAGTACCGCTTCGCCTTCTTCCCCAAGTTCAGCGACCGGCTCACCAGCGTCTCCACCTACGCCTGGTTCAACAACCGCGGGAGCCCTGTCCGCCAGCAGGCCAACGAGCACGTGGTGGGCGGGGTGCGCCGCGACGCCCCGGTGACCTTCGACAATACCCCTGGGGACGTCACGGACGATGGGGACAACCCCCCGGCCAACTTCACCCGCGGCGTGGCGGTCATCCCCATGCCCACAAACCCCTACAGCCAGAAGGGGGTGGCGGTGGGGCGCGACCCCGCCGACACCTCGCCGGTGACGAACCTGCAGGTCCGCCAGGCCGTCCCCGAGCTGGCCGACACCTCGGCTGCCGTGCCGAACGGGATCTACGTCCCGGTGGTGGACCAGAACGGGAACGGGCGCTCCGACCCCGGGGAGCCCCTGGCCGGCGGCATCTACGTCCAGGGGGATCTCACCAGTCTCACGCTGGCTCCCGGCGGGGCCGGGAACGACCTGGCCGTCTACACCTTCACGGCCGGCGGGCAGACCGTCACCGTCACGGTGGACCGCGCCGCGCAGACGACCACCGTGACGAACTCCGCCTGGCCGTCGCCTCAGACCCGCACCTTCGCCGGGGTCCCGCGCGGGTGGCAGGGCGGTCCCGGGAACACCCACGGGACCATCATCTACGTGGAAGGGAACATCCAGTCGCTGGCGGGCACGCTGGAGGAGCACGAGCAGACGACCATCGTGGCAGCCGGGCGCATCGACATCACCGACCACCTGCGCTACGAAGACCCCCCCGATCCGGCCAATCCGGCCGACAACCCGCTGAACGTCCTTGGGCTCTACTCGGCGGGCAGTGACATCCGCATCACGACGGCCGCCCCGGACGACCTGGTGCTGCACGGGGTCTTCATGGCCGGCAACCCGGCCGATGGGTACAACAGCTCGGTCCACGTCCAGAACTACAACGCCGGGTCGCCGCGCGGCACCGTGCGCCTGCTAGGGGGGATCATCGAGGAGTACTACGGGGCGTTCGGCACCTTCGACCCCGTGACCGGCAACCCCGTGACCGGCTACGGGCGGGACTTCCGCTTCGACCGCCGGATGCTGCGCGGGTTCGCGCCGCCCTACTTTCCCACGACCGGCCGCTTCGAGATCGGGGAGGGGAGCGAGCGGCTGGCCAACGTGCGGCCGGCCTGGCGCGAGGCCGCCCCCTGA
- a CDS encoding prepilin-type N-terminal cleavage/methylation domain-containing protein, producing the protein MVDQTASWEVAATAARGRSDQRGFTFVEVVVSLSLLAAAAIFILQAFMAGLAHAGRSNERVAATTLAMQIMEQIRASANPYEMVNMAPLPRTPLPLPAPYVGVVNPTPHTFEAAVVVNQNPNFRLITATVEVYRPTDVTPFVTLTTVLDDQ; encoded by the coding sequence ATGGTTGACCAGACGGCGTCATGGGAGGTGGCCGCCACGGCCGCGCGCGGCCGGAGTGACCAGCGGGGATTCACCTTCGTCGAAGTCGTGGTCTCGCTCTCGCTCCTCGCGGCCGCGGCGATCTTCATCCTCCAGGCCTTCATGGCCGGCCTGGCCCACGCCGGTCGCTCCAACGAGCGGGTGGCGGCGACGACCCTGGCCATGCAGATCATGGAGCAGATTCGGGCCAGCGCGAACCCCTACGAGATGGTGAACATGGCCCCGCTCCCCCGGACCCCGCTGCCGCTCCCGGCGCCGTACGTGGGCGTGGTCAACCCGACGCCGCACACCTTCGAGGCCGCGGTGGTGGTGAACCAGAACCCGAACTTCCGGCTCATCACCGCCACGGTGGAGGTCTACCGGCCGACCGACGTCACGCCCTTCGTCACCCTGACGACGGTGCTCGACGACCAGTAG
- a CDS encoding prepilin-type N-terminal cleavage/methylation domain-containing protein: protein MMSGTGPSTTGNPATPGGWPRSERGFTLLETVAAMAILGIALAGIYGFVTSGHRSARTTNDFLQVQSQVRSGLDSVIDEIRWAQAVTAASGTAVTLFVPQNTPFSASSPYTVTFAYDATARTLTRQEDPDASGPAVPGAPEVLAYGVVREDGSAGVTFEYFNAAGDALGSTPPDVTAISRVRITISTTRNGVMRTFAGDAALRAR, encoded by the coding sequence ATGATGTCCGGCACCGGGCCCTCGACGACCGGGAACCCCGCCACGCCCGGGGGATGGCCCCGGAGTGAGCGGGGGTTCACCCTGCTCGAGACAGTGGCCGCCATGGCGATCCTGGGGATCGCCCTGGCCGGCATCTACGGGTTCGTGACCTCCGGGCACCGGTCGGCCCGCACCACCAATGACTTCCTGCAGGTCCAGTCGCAGGTGCGCAGCGGGCTCGATTCCGTGATCGACGAGATCCGCTGGGCCCAGGCCGTCACTGCGGCCTCGGGGACGGCGGTGACGCTCTTCGTCCCCCAGAACACGCCCTTCTCCGCCTCCAGCCCCTACACGGTGACCTTCGCCTACGACGCCACCGCCCGGACGCTCACCCGCCAGGAGGACCCGGACGCCTCGGGCCCGGCGGTGCCCGGGGCCCCGGAGGTCCTGGCCTACGGGGTCGTGCGCGAGGACGGCAGCGCCGGGGTCACCTTCGAGTACTTCAACGCCGCCGGCGACGCGCTGGGCTCGACGCCGCCCGACGTGACGGCCATCAGCCGCGTGCGCATCACCATCAGCACGACGCGCAACGGGGTGATGCGCACCTTCGCCGGCGATGCCGCCCTGAGGGCGCGCTGA
- a CDS encoding DUF4900 domain-containing protein: MRPARPAGPRRCGLGSAGARRALVGDQRGLAMLSVLAVILVIALLSALVLYLSGKEVGLSAARTLGAQALALAEGGGFAARAALMVLTGADPLGVVQVHPSVDVPLLNSWYAAGDPAAQNSFRILDYLVLDGQRYTLNATPSTNSVTFVVNWGVPQTYRKLQVGVPAPANPLGNGSYTATVTLTRRLAPHPSCSGGGSCYVHRLAADEFEFIYSYAITSDGMVPPRARRRVTLAGDFSMRIRRQNFARYALFTHIHTTPAGQDIWFTSQTSFDGPVHTNGEFRFAFFPKFGTPDSGSPCDPARITSTTLTSVSTYAWFNNNGSPRRLQANENVVGGNRRDAPVLPDCTPGNIADDNDNPAANFTRGVAAIPMPPNPYSQKGVSIGRAPTDTSPVTNAQIRAAVPELADNTLPIPPGVYVPVTDADGDGVSDPGESLAGGIYVQGDLTSLTLGIGGPSNNLAVYTLQAPGQTVTVTVDRDANVTTVTNTSWPAPQTRTFSGVPRGWQAGGSAYNNATIIYVEGNILGLGGTLEEKEQTTIVAAGRIDITDHLRYEDPPNPTDPADNPLNVLGLYTANSDIQVRVTAPPDIELHGVMMAGTPGDAWNSSVFVEDYNLGTPRGTAHILGGFITEYYGPFGTFNPRTGLQVSGYARDFRYDRRMSRGLAPPYFPTTSLFEVLPGGQPLAGVRPVWREAQP; the protein is encoded by the coding sequence ATGCGCCCTGCCCGCCCCGCAGGGCCCCGCCGCTGCGGCCTCGGTTCGGCCGGCGCCCGGCGCGCCCTGGTCGGGGACCAGCGCGGCCTGGCCATGCTCTCCGTGCTGGCCGTCATCCTGGTCATCGCCCTGCTGAGCGCCCTGGTCCTCTACCTGAGCGGCAAAGAGGTCGGCTTGAGTGCGGCGCGCACGCTGGGTGCCCAGGCCCTGGCGCTGGCCGAGGGGGGCGGGTTCGCCGCCCGGGCGGCGCTGATGGTCCTCACCGGCGCCGACCCGCTGGGAGTCGTCCAGGTCCACCCCTCGGTGGATGTCCCTCTGCTCAACAGCTGGTACGCTGCCGGGGACCCCGCCGCCCAGAACAGTTTCCGCATCCTCGACTACCTGGTGCTGGACGGCCAGCGCTACACGCTGAACGCCACCCCCAGCACGAACAGCGTGACCTTCGTGGTGAACTGGGGGGTGCCCCAGACCTATCGGAAGCTCCAGGTGGGGGTGCCGGCCCCGGCCAACCCGCTGGGGAACGGCAGCTACACCGCTACCGTCACCCTGACGCGCCGGCTGGCCCCGCACCCCTCCTGCAGCGGCGGCGGGAGCTGCTACGTCCACCGCCTGGCCGCCGACGAGTTCGAGTTCATCTACTCCTACGCCATCACCAGCGACGGGATGGTGCCGCCGCGGGCGCGGCGGCGGGTGACGCTGGCCGGGGACTTCAGCATGCGCATCCGACGGCAGAACTTCGCCCGCTACGCCCTCTTCACCCACATCCACACCACCCCGGCGGGCCAGGACATCTGGTTCACCAGCCAGACGAGCTTCGACGGCCCGGTGCACACCAACGGTGAGTTCCGGTTCGCCTTCTTCCCCAAGTTCGGAACGCCCGACAGCGGCAGCCCGTGTGACCCGGCGCGCATCACCTCGACCACGCTCACGAGCGTGAGCACCTACGCCTGGTTCAACAACAACGGGAGCCCGCGCCGGCTCCAGGCCAACGAGAACGTCGTGGGCGGCAACCGCCGCGACGCGCCGGTCCTGCCCGACTGCACCCCGGGGAACATCGCCGACGACAACGACAACCCGGCCGCCAACTTCACCCGCGGGGTCGCCGCCATCCCCATGCCTCCCAACCCCTACAGCCAGAAGGGGGTCTCCATCGGCCGCGCCCCCACCGACACCTCGCCGGTGACAAACGCCCAGATCCGCGCCGCCGTCCCCGAGTTGGCGGACAACACGCTGCCGATCCCGCCCGGGGTCTACGTCCCCGTGACGGACGCCGACGGCGACGGCGTCTCCGACCCCGGGGAGTCGCTGGCCGGGGGGATCTACGTGCAGGGCGACCTGACCAGCCTGACGCTGGGGATCGGGGGACCGTCGAACAACCTGGCCGTCTACACCCTCCAGGCGCCCGGCCAGACCGTCACGGTGACCGTGGACCGGGACGCCAACGTCACCACAGTGACGAACACCAGCTGGCCCGCGCCCCAGACCCGCACCTTCAGCGGCGTGCCCAGGGGGTGGCAGGCAGGCGGCAGCGCCTACAACAACGCGACCATCATCTACGTGGAGGGGAACATCCTCGGACTCGGTGGGACGCTCGAGGAGAAGGAGCAGACCACCATCGTGGCCGCCGGCCGCATCGACATCACCGACCACCTGCGCTACGAGGACCCGCCCAACCCCACCGACCCCGCCGACAACCCCCTCAACGTCCTGGGGCTGTACACCGCCAACAGCGACATCCAGGTGCGGGTGACGGCCCCGCCGGACATCGAGCTGCACGGGGTGATGATGGCCGGCACCCCCGGCGACGCCTGGAACAGCTCGGTCTTCGTAGAGGACTACAACCTGGGGACGCCGCGCGGCACGGCGCACATCCTGGGCGGCTTCATCACCGAGTACTACGGGCCCTTCGGTACCTTCAACCCTCGCACCGGCCTGCAGGTCAGCGGCTATGCCCGCGACTTCCGGTACGACCGGCGCATGAGCCGCGGCCTGGCGCCGCCCTACTTCCCCACGACCAGTCTCTTCGAGGTCCTCCCCGGCGGCCAGCCGCTGGCGGGCGTGCGGCCGGTGTGGCGCGAGGCCCAGCCCTGA
- a CDS encoding GspH/FimT family pseudopilin has translation MARARGRQTWDEAGLGVLELVATTVIVAVLLGLSLTHWNGYRAQQRLRYGTAQLATDLRQAQERAKMERRQYTVTLTAGSRAYQITSADGAFVENATLPDGVTPTASTTVVFQPFGQPASAYTLTVQNSTGTGTVTVTLRGGITYATP, from the coding sequence ATGGCCAGGGCGCGCGGGCGGCAGACGTGGGACGAGGCGGGGCTCGGGGTTCTGGAGCTCGTGGCCACCACCGTCATCGTGGCGGTGCTGCTGGGCCTGTCGCTGACCCACTGGAACGGCTACCGGGCCCAGCAGCGGCTGCGCTACGGGACGGCTCAGCTGGCCACCGACCTGCGGCAGGCCCAGGAGCGCGCGAAGATGGAACGCCGGCAGTACACCGTCACGCTCACGGCGGGGTCGCGGGCGTACCAGATCACCTCGGCGGATGGCGCCTTCGTCGAGAACGCCACCCTGCCCGACGGGGTGACCCCCACCGCCTCGACCACCGTGGTCTTCCAGCCGTTTGGGCAGCCGGCCTCGGCCTACACCCTCACCGTCCAGAACAGCACCGGCACCGGCACGGTCACCGTCACCCTGCGCGGCGGCATCACCTACGCGACCCCCTGA